From Klebsiella electrica, the proteins below share one genomic window:
- the ymdB gene encoding O-acetyl-ADP-ribose deacetylase, with the protein MTVKPEVILGDITTLDVDVIVNAANPSLLGGGGVDGAIHRAAGPELLAACQVVRQQQGECPPGHAVITTAGQLPASAVIHAVGPVWHGGGHQEAELLADAYRNSLQLASANSYRSIAFPAISTGVYGYPKQAAAEIAVQTVSAFLTRFNPLERVCFVCFDEETADIYRRLLEPPRGE; encoded by the coding sequence ATGACTGTTAAACCTGAGGTTATTCTCGGCGACATCACTACGCTTGACGTCGATGTTATCGTCAATGCCGCCAATCCCTCGCTGCTTGGCGGCGGGGGCGTGGACGGCGCAATCCATCGTGCAGCCGGGCCGGAGCTCCTTGCCGCTTGTCAGGTCGTCCGGCAACAACAAGGGGAATGCCCCCCGGGGCATGCGGTGATTACGACCGCGGGTCAGCTGCCGGCCAGCGCGGTTATCCATGCCGTCGGGCCGGTCTGGCACGGCGGCGGGCATCAGGAGGCTGAGCTGCTTGCTGACGCGTATCGAAACAGCCTGCAGCTGGCATCGGCGAACAGCTATCGATCGATTGCCTTCCCGGCCATCAGTACCGGCGTATATGGATATCCTAAGCAGGCGGCGGCGGAAATTGCCGTGCAGACGGTCAGCGCCTTTCTGACGCGTTTCAATCCTTTGGAACGCGTCTGCTTTGTCTGTTTTGATGAGGAAACCGCGGATATTTATCGTCGCTTGCTTGAGCCGCCGCGAGGTGAGTAA
- a CDS encoding MysB family protein, producing the protein MPKDAIFYATLEEAIDAAREEFLVNNPDSDEESANIEQLNIQKYVLQDGDIAWQAEFFADEDEEGECLPILSGEAAQSVFDGDYDEIELRQEWLEENTLHEWDEGEFQLEPSLDTEEGQTAADEWDER; encoded by the coding sequence ATGCCAAAGGATGCGATTTTCTATGCCACGCTCGAAGAAGCTATCGATGCGGCCCGCGAAGAGTTCCTGGTCAATAATCCGGATAGCGACGAGGAGAGTGCCAACATTGAGCAACTGAATATCCAAAAATACGTTCTGCAGGATGGCGATATCGCCTGGCAGGCCGAATTTTTTGCCGACGAAGATGAAGAAGGCGAATGCCTGCCGATATTAAGCGGCGAAGCGGCACAGAGCGTTTTTGACGGCGACTATGACGAGATAGAGCTGCGTCAGGAGTGGCTGGAAGAGAATACGCTGCATGAGTGGGACGAAGGAGAATTTCAGCTGGAGCCCTCTCTGGATACCGAAGAGGGGCAGACTGCCGCCGATGAGTGGGATGAACGCTGA
- the mdoG gene encoding glucans biosynthesis protein MdoG: MKLKPQMMKMRWLSAAVMLSLCTSSAWAFSIDDVAKEAKALAGKGYEAPKSNLPSAFRDMKYADYQQIQFNHDKAYWNNQKTPFKLEFYHQGMYFDTPVTINEVTANSVRKIKYNPDYFNFGSVQHDKDTVKDLGFAGFKVLYPINSKDKNDEIVSMLGASYFRVLGQGQVYGLSARGLAIDTALPSGEEFPRFREFWIEHPKATDKRLTIYALLDSPRATGAYRFVIMPGRDTVVDVQSKVYLRDKVGKLGVAPLTSMFLFGPNQPSPATNYRPALHDSNGLSILAGNGEWIWRPLNNPKHLAVSSYAMENPQGFGLLQRGRQFSRFEDLDDRYDLRPSAWITPKGDWGKGKIELVEIPTNDETNDNIVTYWTPDQLPEPGKEMNFKYSITFSRDEDKLHAPDNAYVMQTRRSTGDVKQSNLIRQPDGTIAFIVDFVGADMKKLPSDTPVTAQASIGDNAEIVENTVRYNPVIKGWRMILRVKVKDPKKTTEMRAALVNADQTLSETWSYQLPANE, translated from the coding sequence ATGAAACTTAAACCACAGATGATGAAAATGCGCTGGTTAAGCGCAGCCGTAATGTTGTCCCTGTGTACTTCATCTGCATGGGCGTTTAGCATTGATGACGTTGCAAAAGAGGCCAAAGCGTTAGCCGGAAAAGGCTATGAAGCGCCGAAGAGCAACCTGCCCTCCGCTTTCCGCGACATGAAATACGCGGACTACCAGCAAATCCAGTTTAATCACGATAAGGCTTACTGGAACAATCAGAAAACCCCATTCAAACTTGAATTTTATCATCAGGGTATGTACTTCGACACGCCGGTCACCATTAACGAAGTGACGGCAAACAGCGTGCGTAAGATTAAATATAATCCGGATTACTTTAATTTTGGCAGCGTCCAGCATGATAAAGATACGGTGAAAGACCTGGGCTTCGCCGGCTTCAAAGTACTGTACCCGATCAACAGCAAAGATAAGAACGACGAAATCGTCAGCATGCTCGGCGCCAGCTACTTCCGTGTTCTGGGACAGGGCCAGGTATACGGGCTTTCCGCGCGCGGCCTGGCTATCGATACCGCGCTGCCTTCCGGCGAAGAATTCCCGCGTTTTCGTGAGTTCTGGATTGAGCATCCGAAAGCTACGGATAAGCGTCTGACGATTTATGCCCTGCTTGATTCCCCACGTGCGACCGGCGCCTACCGTTTTGTGATTATGCCGGGCCGCGATACCGTCGTTGACGTGCAGTCCAAAGTGTATCTGCGTGACAAAGTCGGCAAGCTGGGCGTTGCGCCGTTGACCAGCATGTTCTTGTTCGGGCCGAATCAACCTTCTCCGGCGACCAACTATCGTCCGGCGCTGCACGATTCTAACGGCCTGTCGATTCTTGCCGGTAACGGCGAGTGGATCTGGCGTCCGCTGAACAATCCGAAGCATCTGGCTGTCAGCAGCTATGCGATGGAAAACCCGCAGGGCTTTGGCCTGCTGCAGCGTGGCCGTCAGTTCTCGCGTTTTGAGGACCTCGACGATCGTTACGATCTGCGCCCGAGCGCCTGGATCACGCCGAAGGGTGACTGGGGTAAAGGTAAAATCGAACTGGTTGAAATCCCGACCAATGATGAAACCAACGACAATATCGTGACTTACTGGACGCCGGATCAGCTGCCGGAGCCGGGTAAAGAGATGAACTTCAAATACTCGATTACCTTCAGCCGCGATGAAGACAAACTGCACGCGCCGGATAACGCCTATGTGATGCAGACCCGCCGTTCTACCGGTGATGTGAAGCAGTCGAACCTGATTCGTCAGCCGGATGGCACCATTGCCTTTATCGTTGACTTCGTCGGCGCAGATATGAAAAAACTGCCGTCAGATACGCCGGTCACGGCGCAGGCGAGCATCGGCGATAACGCAGAAATCGTTGAGAATACCGTGCGTTATAACCCGGTGATTAAGGGCTGGCGTATGATTCTGCGTGTGAAGGTGAAAGATCCGAAGAAAACCACGGAAATGCGCGCTGCGCTGGTCAATGCTGACCAGACGCTGAGTGAAACCTGGAGCTATCAGCTGCCTGCCAATGAATAA
- a CDS encoding Kdo(2)-lipid IV(A) acyltransferase, translating into MTHLPKFSAALLHPRYWLLWLGIGLLWLVVQLPYPLIYRLGNAIGRLAMRFMKRRARIAYRNLELCFPDKSEEERHQMVVQNFESVGMGLMETGMAWFWPTRRIARWTDSIGVEHIREVQAQHRGILLIGIHFLTLEMGARMFGINEPGIGVYRPNDNPVIDWLQTWGRLRSNKDMIDRKDLKGMIRALKKGEVIWYAPDHDYGPTASVFVPLFAVDQAATTSGTWMLAKMSKACIVPFVPRRKPDGKGYELIILPPECDPPLDDAETTAAWMNRIVEKCILMAPEQYMWLHRRFKTRPPGVPSRY; encoded by the coding sequence ATGACCCATTTACCTAAATTTTCCGCGGCGCTGCTGCATCCGCGTTACTGGCTGCTTTGGCTAGGTATTGGCCTGCTGTGGCTGGTTGTTCAGCTTCCCTATCCACTGATTTACCGGCTTGGCAATGCGATTGGCCGCCTGGCAATGCGCTTCATGAAACGTCGCGCCAGAATCGCTTACCGTAACCTGGAGCTGTGCTTCCCGGACAAAAGCGAAGAAGAGCGTCATCAAATGGTGGTGCAAAACTTCGAATCGGTGGGGATGGGTTTAATGGAGACCGGGATGGCCTGGTTCTGGCCGACCCGGCGTATTGCGCGCTGGACCGACTCCATCGGCGTCGAGCATATCCGGGAAGTGCAGGCGCAACATCGCGGCATTCTGCTGATCGGCATCCACTTCCTGACGCTGGAAATGGGGGCGCGGATGTTTGGCATCAACGAACCCGGCATCGGCGTCTACCGCCCGAACGACAATCCGGTGATTGACTGGCTGCAAACCTGGGGTCGGCTGCGTTCGAATAAAGACATGATCGACCGTAAGGACCTGAAAGGGATGATCCGCGCGCTGAAAAAAGGCGAAGTGATCTGGTATGCGCCGGACCACGACTACGGCCCGACCGCCAGCGTATTCGTGCCGCTCTTTGCCGTCGACCAGGCGGCAACGACGTCGGGGACCTGGATGCTGGCGAAGATGTCGAAAGCGTGCATTGTTCCGTTCGTGCCGCGGCGTAAACCCGACGGGAAAGGCTATGAGCTGATTATTCTGCCGCCGGAATGCGATCCGCCGCTTGATGATGCGGAGACGACCGCCGCCTGGATGAACCGTATCGTCGAGAAATGCATCCTGATGGCGCCGGAGCAATATATGTGGCTGCACCGCCGCTTCAAGACCCGCCCGCCCGGCGTACCTTCGCGCTATTAA
- the mdoH gene encoding glucans biosynthesis glucosyltransferase MdoH, giving the protein MNKITKYIDALPLSEAEKAALPDTSLQAVHEALDAEHHTFVREDDSPLGSVKSRLEHSWPDSLAGHQLIKDDEGRTQLNAMPKAKRSSMFPDPWRTNPVGRFWDRLRGRDVTPRYLSRLTKEEQESEQKWRTVGTIRRYILLLLTLAQTVVATWYMKTILPYQGWALINPADMVGQNLWISFMQLLPYVLQTGILILFAILFCWVSAGFWTALMGFLQLLMGRDKYSISASTIGNEPLNPEHLTALIMPICNEDVDRVFAGLRATWESVKATGQQQHFDVYILSDSYNPDICVAEQKAWMELIAEVQGEGQIFYRRRRRRVKRKSGNIDDFCRRWGSQYSYMVVLDADSVMTGECLTGLVRLMEANPNAGIIQSSPRASGMDTLYARCQQFATRVYGPLFTAGLHFWQLGESHYWGHNAIIRVKPFIEHCALAPLPGEGSFAGSILSHDFVEAALMRRAGWGVWIAYDLPGSYEELPPNLLDELKRDRRWCHGNLMNFRLFLVKGMHPVHRAVFLTGVMSYLSAPLWFMFLALSTALQVVHALTEPQYFLQPRQLFPVWPQWRPELAIALFASTMVLLFLPKLLSIILVWCKGSKEYGGFIRVTLSLLLEVLFSVLLAPVRMLFHTVFVVSAFLGWEVVWNSPQRDDDSTPWGEAFMRHGSQLLLGLVWAVGMAWLDLRFLFWLAPIVVSLILSPFVSVISSRATVGLRTKRWKLFLIPEEYSPPQVLKDTDAYLTLNRQRSLDNGFMHAVFNPSFNALATAMATARHRHGHILDIARERHVEQALNETPDKLNRDRRLVLLSDPVTLARLHYRVWAAPEKYSSWVNAYQQVTLNPLALKTK; this is encoded by the coding sequence ATGAATAAGATAACGAAGTACATTGACGCGTTGCCGCTGTCTGAGGCTGAAAAAGCCGCGCTGCCTGATACAAGCCTGCAGGCCGTACATGAAGCGCTGGACGCTGAACATCATACTTTTGTTCGTGAAGACGATTCCCCGCTGGGTTCCGTGAAATCACGACTGGAACACAGCTGGCCAGACTCTCTGGCCGGTCACCAGCTGATAAAAGATGATGAAGGGCGTACTCAGCTCAACGCAATGCCGAAAGCAAAACGCTCCTCAATGTTCCCGGACCCGTGGCGCACCAACCCGGTTGGGCGTTTCTGGGATCGGTTACGCGGACGTGACGTGACCCCGCGCTATCTCTCTCGCCTGACCAAGGAAGAGCAGGAGAGCGAGCAGAAGTGGCGTACCGTCGGGACTATCCGTCGTTACATCCTGCTGCTGCTGACGCTGGCGCAGACCGTTGTCGCAACCTGGTATATGAAAACCATCCTGCCGTATCAGGGGTGGGCGCTCATCAATCCGGCTGACATGGTCGGGCAGAATCTGTGGATTTCCTTCATGCAGCTGCTGCCATACGTGCTGCAAACCGGGATCCTGATCCTGTTCGCGATTCTGTTCTGTTGGGTTTCCGCCGGTTTCTGGACCGCGCTGATGGGCTTCCTGCAGCTGCTGATGGGGCGCGATAAGTACAGTATCTCCGCCTCGACCATCGGCAACGAACCGCTGAACCCGGAACACCTTACGGCGCTGATTATGCCTATCTGCAACGAAGACGTCGATCGCGTATTCGCCGGCCTGCGTGCCACCTGGGAGTCGGTGAAGGCGACAGGGCAACAGCAGCACTTCGACGTGTATATCCTGAGTGACAGCTACAATCCGGATATTTGCGTCGCCGAGCAGAAAGCGTGGATGGAGCTGATTGCGGAAGTGCAGGGCGAGGGACAGATTTTCTACCGTCGTCGTCGCCGTCGTGTGAAGCGTAAAAGCGGTAACATCGATGACTTCTGCCGTCGCTGGGGCAGCCAGTACAGCTACATGGTGGTGCTGGATGCTGACTCGGTGATGACCGGCGAATGTCTGACCGGGCTGGTGCGTCTGATGGAAGCGAACCCGAATGCCGGGATCATCCAGTCGTCGCCGCGCGCTTCGGGCATGGACACTCTGTATGCCCGCTGTCAGCAGTTTGCGACCCGCGTTTACGGTCCGCTGTTCACCGCCGGTCTGCACTTCTGGCAGCTTGGCGAATCGCACTACTGGGGTCACAACGCCATTATCCGCGTGAAGCCGTTTATCGAACATTGTGCGCTGGCGCCGCTACCGGGAGAAGGGTCGTTTGCCGGGTCGATTCTGTCGCACGACTTCGTGGAAGCGGCGCTAATGCGTCGTGCCGGTTGGGGCGTGTGGATTGCCTACGATCTGCCGGGCTCTTATGAAGAATTGCCGCCGAACTTGCTGGATGAACTCAAGCGTGACCGCCGCTGGTGCCACGGTAACCTGATGAACTTCCGTCTGTTCCTGGTTAAAGGTATGCACCCGGTACACCGTGCGGTGTTCCTGACCGGCGTTATGTCCTACCTGTCGGCGCCGCTATGGTTCATGTTCCTCGCCCTGTCGACCGCGCTACAGGTGGTACATGCGCTGACTGAGCCGCAGTACTTCCTGCAGCCGCGGCAGCTGTTCCCGGTATGGCCGCAGTGGCGTCCTGAGCTGGCGATTGCGCTGTTCGCCTCGACGATGGTACTGCTGTTCCTGCCGAAATTGCTGAGCATTATTCTGGTGTGGTGCAAAGGCTCAAAAGAGTACGGCGGCTTTATTCGCGTCACGCTCTCTTTGCTGCTGGAAGTGCTGTTCTCGGTACTGCTGGCGCCGGTGCGTATGCTGTTCCACACCGTGTTTGTGGTCAGCGCGTTCCTCGGTTGGGAAGTGGTGTGGAACTCTCCGCAGCGTGATGATGACTCCACCCCGTGGGGTGAAGCCTTTATGCGCCATGGCTCGCAGCTGCTGCTGGGTCTGGTGTGGGCGGTCGGTATGGCGTGGCTGGATCTGCGTTTCCTGTTCTGGCTGGCGCCGATCGTTGTCTCGCTGATCCTGTCGCCGTTCGTGTCGGTGATTTCCAGTCGGGCCACCGTCGGTCTGCGTACCAAACGCTGGAAGCTGTTCCTGATCCCGGAAGAGTACTCCCCGCCGCAGGTACTGAAGGATACCGATGCGTATCTGACCCTGAACCGTCAGCGTTCCCTGGACAATGGTTTTATGCACGCCGTGTTTAACCCGTCCTTCAACGCGCTGGCGACGGCAATGGCAACCGCACGTCACCGTCATGGCCACATTCTGGATATCGCCCGCGAACGTCACGTTGAACAAGCGCTGAACGAGACGCCCGACAAACTCAATCGCGACCGTCGTCTGGTGCTGTTGAGCGACCCGGTCACCTTGGCACGTTTGCACTACCGCGTGTGGGCCGCGCCGGAGAAATACTCTTCGTGGGTGAACGCCTATCAGCAGGTGACGCTTAACCCGCTGGCGTTGAAAACGAAATAA
- a CDS encoding DUF1097 domain-containing protein: MNILLAIAITTGILSGIWGWAAVALGLLSWAGFLGCTAYFACPQGGLKGLLISTCTVMSGVVWALVIIYGSALAPHLEILGYMMTGGVAFLMCIQARQLLLSFVPGTFIGACATFAGDGNWRLVVPSLALGLVFGYAMKNCGLWLAARARKNKSALVNETPDQA; the protein is encoded by the coding sequence ATGAACATACTCCTCGCAATCGCAATAACGACAGGCATTCTCTCCGGAATCTGGGGCTGGGCGGCGGTCGCGCTTGGCCTGCTGAGCTGGGCGGGCTTTCTGGGCTGTACGGCCTATTTCGCTTGCCCGCAGGGCGGGTTAAAAGGGTTGCTGATCTCAACCTGTACGGTGATGAGCGGTGTGGTGTGGGCGCTGGTCATTATTTATGGCAGCGCGCTGGCGCCGCATCTGGAAATTCTGGGCTATATGATGACCGGGGGCGTGGCCTTCCTGATGTGTATTCAGGCTCGCCAGCTGCTGCTCTCCTTTGTCCCCGGTACTTTTATTGGCGCCTGCGCTACGTTTGCCGGCGACGGCAACTGGCGGCTGGTGGTACCTTCGTTGGCGCTAGGGCTGGTGTTTGGTTACGCAATGAAAAATTGCGGGCTATGGCTGGCCGCCCGTGCGCGGAAAAACAAATCCGCATTAGTGAACGAAACGCCCGACCAGGCATGA
- a CDS encoding YceK/YidQ family lipoprotein, which yields MRILWVIAMALLLSGCGSIISRTVPGQGHGNQYYPGVQWDVRDSSWRYITILDLPFSLVFDTLLLPLDASHGPYN from the coding sequence ATGAGAATTTTATGGGTTATCGCCATGGCGCTGCTGCTCAGCGGCTGCGGCAGTATTATTAGCCGCACGGTGCCGGGGCAGGGGCATGGCAATCAGTATTACCCCGGCGTGCAGTGGGATGTGCGCGACTCATCATGGCGCTACATCACCATTCTCGATCTGCCTTTTTCGCTGGTGTTCGATACGTTGCTGCTGCCGCTTGATGCCAGCCACGGTCCGTACAACTAA
- the trhO gene encoding oxygen-dependent tRNA uridine(34) hydroxylase TrhO → MPVLHNRISNETLKAQMLAESEPRTTISFYKYFTIVDPKATRDALWIALTRLNVFGRIYLAHEGINAQISVPESQVDALREFLYAFDPALDGLRLNIALDDDGKSFWVLRLKVRDRIVADGIDDPTFDASDVGDYLKAAEVNAMLDDPEAVFIDMRNHYEYEVGHFEQALEIPADTFRDQLPKAVEMMQEHKDKKIVMYCTGGIRCEKASAWMKHNGFSKVWHIEGGIIEYARRAREQGLPVRFIGKNFVFDERMGERISDDVIAHCHQCGAPCDSHTNCLNDGCHLLFIQCPSCAGKFAGCCSEACMEEHKLPEEEQRQLRAGRENGNKIFNKSRGRLNTKLGIPDPETSEKP, encoded by the coding sequence ATGCCAGTGTTACATAACCGCATTTCAAATGAGACGTTAAAAGCGCAGATGTTAGCTGAGAGCGAACCGCGTACAACGATCTCGTTTTATAAATATTTCACCATTGTGGATCCAAAAGCCACGCGCGATGCATTGTGGATTGCCCTCACCAGATTAAACGTCTTTGGGCGTATCTATCTGGCCCACGAAGGAATCAATGCGCAAATCAGCGTGCCGGAGAGTCAGGTCGACGCGTTACGTGAGTTTCTCTACGCCTTTGACCCGGCGCTGGATGGTCTGCGTCTGAACATCGCGCTGGACGACGACGGAAAATCCTTCTGGGTGCTGCGTCTGAAAGTCCGCGATCGTATCGTGGCGGATGGGATCGATGATCCGACGTTTGATGCCTCAGACGTTGGCGATTACCTGAAAGCGGCGGAAGTGAATGCGATGCTGGACGATCCTGAGGCGGTGTTTATCGATATGCGCAACCACTACGAGTACGAAGTGGGCCATTTTGAACAGGCGCTTGAAATTCCGGCGGACACATTCCGCGATCAGCTGCCGAAAGCGGTCGAGATGATGCAGGAACATAAAGATAAAAAAATCGTTATGTACTGCACCGGCGGTATTCGTTGTGAAAAAGCCAGTGCCTGGATGAAGCACAACGGCTTCAGTAAAGTCTGGCACATTGAGGGCGGGATTATTGAGTATGCCCGCCGCGCGCGTGAACAGGGGCTGCCGGTACGCTTTATCGGTAAGAACTTTGTCTTTGACGAGCGGATGGGCGAGCGCATCTCCGATGACGTGATTGCCCACTGCCATCAGTGCGGCGCGCCGTGCGATAGCCATACTAATTGCCTGAATGACGGCTGCCATCTGCTGTTTATCCAGTGCCCGAGCTGCGCCGGGAAGTTTGCCGGCTGCTGTAGCGAGGCGTGCATGGAAGAGCATAAGCTGCCGGAAGAGGAGCAGCGTCAGCTGCGCGCCGGGCGGGAAAATGGCAATAAGATCTTCAACAAATCTCGCGGCCGTCTGAACACGAAGCTGGGGATCCCGGATCCTGAAACCTCAGAAAAACCATAA
- the mdoC gene encoding glucans biosynthesis protein MdoC, which produces MNNTPVQREYFFDSIRAWLMLLGIPFHISLIYSSHSWHVNSIEPSWWLTLFNDFIHAFRMQVFFVISGYFSYMLYLRYPLKKWWKVRVERVAIPMLTAIPLLTLPQFLMLQYVNGKAENWRALSGYDKFNTLAWELVSHLWFLLVLVVLTSLGVVLFRWLTGRRSGNESTFGDTVTLGQLSMVFLALGVLYAVIRRSLFVLYAPLLSNGLFNFIVMQTLFYLPFFILGAQVFINPRLKTLFTTPSPWCFVGALLGFIAYRLNQQYGSGDGWMYETESVITMVLGLWMVNVVFSLGHRLLNFQSARVTYFVNASLFIYLVHHPLTLLYGAWLAPAIKSNMLGFMAGLVFVIGIALMLYEIHLRIPLLRFLFSGKFQPRAATAQVSAG; this is translated from the coding sequence ATGAATAATACGCCGGTACAACGTGAATATTTCTTCGATAGCATCCGCGCATGGCTGATGTTACTGGGGATCCCTTTTCATATATCACTGATCTATTCCAGCCACAGCTGGCATGTGAATAGTATCGAGCCCTCCTGGTGGCTGACGCTGTTTAACGATTTTATCCATGCGTTTCGCATGCAGGTCTTCTTTGTGATTTCTGGCTACTTTTCCTACATGCTTTATTTGCGTTATCCGCTGAAGAAGTGGTGGAAAGTGCGCGTTGAGCGTGTCGCCATTCCTATGCTGACCGCCATTCCCCTGCTGACGCTGCCACAGTTCCTCATGCTGCAATACGTTAACGGCAAGGCCGAAAACTGGCGCGCCCTCTCGGGTTACGACAAATTCAATACTCTGGCGTGGGAACTGGTCTCTCACCTGTGGTTTTTACTGGTGCTGGTGGTCCTGACGTCTCTGGGCGTCGTGCTGTTTCGGTGGCTGACCGGCCGCCGTTCAGGCAATGAGTCAACCTTTGGTGACACTGTCACATTAGGTCAGCTATCGATGGTTTTCCTGGCGCTTGGCGTGCTTTACGCGGTGATCCGCCGCTCGCTGTTCGTCCTGTATGCTCCCTTGCTCAGCAACGGTCTGTTCAATTTCATCGTGATGCAGACGCTGTTTTACCTGCCCTTCTTTATTCTCGGCGCCCAGGTATTTATCAATCCGCGCTTGAAAACGCTGTTCACTACGCCGTCGCCATGGTGCTTCGTCGGCGCTCTGCTGGGCTTTATCGCCTATCGCCTGAATCAGCAATATGGTTCCGGCGACGGCTGGATGTATGAAACCGAGTCGGTTATTACCATGGTACTGGGTCTGTGGATGGTGAACGTGGTCTTTTCTCTTGGCCACCGTCTGCTGAACTTCCAGTCGGCGCGGGTGACCTATTTTGTTAATGCTTCGCTGTTCATTTATCTGGTGCACCACCCGCTGACTCTGCTTTACGGCGCCTGGCTGGCGCCGGCGATCAAATCCAATATGCTAGGGTTTATGGCGGGCTTAGTCTTCGTGATCGGTATTGCGCTGATGCTATATGAAATTCATCTGCGTATTCCCCTGCTACGTTTTCTGTTTTCGGGGAAATTTCAGCCAAGAGCGGCTACGGCTCAGGTTTCCGCAGGCTGA
- the mdtG gene encoding multidrug efflux MFS transporter MdtG: protein MSSADSPINWKRNLTVTWLGCFLTGAAFSLVMPFLPLYVELLGVTGHSALNMWSGLVFSITFLFSAVASPFWGGLADRKGRKIMLLRSALGMAIVMMLMGLAQNIWQFLVLRALLGLLGGFIPNANALIATQIPRQKSGWALGTLSTGAVSGALLGPLAGGFLADHWGLRTVFFLTASVLLVCFILTLFFIREQFVPVARKEMLNARDVFSSLKSPKLVLSLFVTTMIIQVATGSIAPILTLYVRDLAGDVGNIAFISGMIASVPGVAALISAPRLGKLGDRIGPEKILIVALTVSVLLLIPMSFVQTPLQLAILRFLLGAADGALLVYNSTSQVAGRIFSYNQSFRDIGNVTGPLIGASVSASYGFRAVFFVTAAVVLFNAVYSALSLRRTSTDESAQDADPGGRSVN from the coding sequence ATGTCGTCTGCTGATAGTCCGATTAACTGGAAGCGAAATCTCACGGTCACCTGGCTCGGCTGTTTTTTGACCGGCGCCGCCTTTAGCCTGGTCATGCCCTTTCTCCCGCTGTACGTCGAGCTGCTTGGCGTGACGGGCCACAGCGCCCTGAATATGTGGTCCGGGCTGGTATTCAGCATTACCTTCTTGTTCTCCGCCGTGGCCTCTCCCTTCTGGGGCGGCCTGGCCGATCGCAAAGGGCGCAAAATTATGCTGCTGCGCTCCGCGCTGGGGATGGCCATTGTCATGATGTTGATGGGGCTGGCGCAAAATATCTGGCAGTTTCTGGTGCTACGGGCTTTGCTGGGGCTGTTGGGAGGTTTTATTCCCAATGCCAATGCCCTGATCGCCACCCAGATCCCCCGGCAGAAGAGCGGCTGGGCGCTGGGTACGCTTTCCACCGGAGCCGTCAGCGGCGCGCTGCTTGGCCCGCTGGCGGGCGGCTTTCTTGCCGACCATTGGGGGTTGCGCACCGTTTTCTTTCTCACCGCCAGCGTCCTGCTCGTCTGTTTTATCCTGACGCTGTTTTTCATCCGCGAGCAGTTCGTCCCGGTCGCCAGGAAAGAGATGCTTAATGCCAGAGATGTCTTTTCGTCCCTGAAAAGCCCAAAGCTGGTCCTGAGTCTGTTTGTCACTACGATGATTATTCAGGTCGCCACCGGCTCGATTGCCCCTATTCTGACGCTCTACGTACGAGACCTGGCCGGAGACGTCGGGAATATCGCCTTTATCAGCGGAATGATTGCCTCCGTTCCGGGCGTCGCGGCGCTGATCAGCGCTCCGCGCCTCGGTAAGCTCGGGGATCGTATCGGGCCGGAAAAAATCCTTATCGTCGCACTGACGGTCTCCGTACTGCTGCTGATACCGATGTCGTTCGTCCAGACCCCGTTGCAGCTGGCTATTTTGCGTTTTCTGCTGGGGGCCGCCGACGGCGCGCTGCTGGTGTACAACTCAACCAGTCAGGTTGCCGGGCGCATTTTTAGCTATAACCAGTCCTTTCGCGATATCGGCAACGTCACCGGCCCATTGATCGGCGCATCGGTGTCTGCCAGCTATGGCTTCCGGGCGGTGTTCTTTGTCACCGCGGCGGTCGTCCTGTTCAACGCGGTCTATTCCGCCCTCAGCTTGCGGCGCACTTCTACAGATGAATCCGCGCAGGACGCGGACCCGGGTGGCCGTTCAGTAAATTAA